A DNA window from Onychostoma macrolepis isolate SWU-2019 chromosome 13, ASM1243209v1, whole genome shotgun sequence contains the following coding sequences:
- the adss2 gene encoding adenylosuccinate synthetase isozyme 2 produces MSDSGNAQSQDGGSSRVTSPSVGNKVTVVLGAQWGDEGKGKVVDLLAQDADMVCRCQGGNNAGHTVVVDSVEYDFHLLPSGIINHKVTAFIGNGVVIHLPGLFEEAEKNERKGKGLEGWENRLIISDRAHIVFDFHQAVDGVQEQERQQQAGKNLGTTKKGIGPVYSAKAARSGLRICDLLADFQEFSERFKHLASQYKSMYPSLEIDVDGELEKLKTYVDRIKPMVRDGVFFMYEALHGPSKKILVEGANAALLDIDFGTYPFVTSSNCTVGGVCTGLGMPPQNVGEVYGVVKAYTTRVGIGAFPTEQNNDIGELLQTRGKEVGVTTGRKRRCGWLDLVLIKYAHMINGFTALALTKLDILDMLSEIKVGVAYKVDGEIIPHFPANQEVLQKVEVQYETLPGWKTDTSAARTFEELPENAQKYVCYIEDRLAVPVKWIGVGKSRESMIQLF; encoded by the exons ATGTCAGACAGCGGGAACGCACAGTCGCAGGACGGAGGATCGAGCCGGGTGACAAGCCCGAGCGTGGGCAACAAAGTGACCGTGGTGCTTGGAGCGCAGTGGGGCGATGAAGGGAAAGGAAAGGTGGTGGACCTGCTGGCCCAGGACGCTGACATGGTCTGCAGATGTCAG GGAGGCAACAATGCAGGACACACAGTTGTGGTTGATTCAGTGGAATATGACTTCCACCTTCTACCCAGTGGAATTATTAACCATAAGGTCACTGCCTTCATCG GTAATGGTGTAGTCATTCACCTGCCGGGTCTCTTCGAGGAGGCTGAGAAGAATGAACGGAAAGGAAAAG GTCTGGAAGGCTGGGAGAACAGGCTCATCATCTCTGACCGTGCACACATTG TGTTTGATTTCCATCAAGCTGTGGATGGAGTCCAGGAACAGGAGAGGCAACAGCAAGCTGGCAAAAA TTTAGGAACAACTAAAAAAGGAATCGGGCCCGTGTACTCTGCCAAAGCAGCTCGCAGTGGCCTGAGGATATGTGACCTTCTGGCTGACTTTCAGGAGTTCTCAGAGAG ATTTAAACATTTGGCCTCACAGTATAAGTCTATGTACCCATCACTGGAGATTGATGTGGATGGGGAACTTGAGAAACTCAAG ACTTATGTAGACAGGATAAAGCCCATGGTGAGAGACGGAGTCTTTTTCATGTATGAGGCGCTACATGGGCCTTCAAAAAAGATTCTGGTGGAAGGTGCTAATGCTGCCTTGCTGGACATAGACTTTG GGACATATCCGTTCGTGACTTCCTCAAACTgcactgtgggaggggtgtgtacGGGTCTGGGCATGCCGCCCCAGAATGTGGGTGAAGTCTATGGAGTTGTCAAAGCCTACACCACGAGAGTTGGGATTGGAGCTTTCCCTACAGAACAGAACAAC GACATTGGAGAGCTCTTGCAGACAAGAGGCAAGGAAGTGGGCGTGACCACAGGTCGCAAAAGGAGATGTGGTTGGCTGGATCTGGTGCTTATCAAATACGCCCACATGATTAATGGCTTCACAGC CTTAGCTCTCACCAAACTTGACATCTTAGATATGCTTTCTGAGATCAAAGTTGGTGTGGCATACAAAGTAGATGGTGAAATCATCCCACATTTTCCAG CAAACCAAGAGGTACTACAGAAGGTTGAAGTGCAGTACGAGACTCTGCCAGGCTGGAAAACAGACACGTCTGCTGCCAGAACCTTTGAAGAGCTTCCAGAAAATGCACAGAAATACGTCTGCTACATTGAAGATCGCTTGGCTGTGCCTG TAAAGTGGATTGGTGTTGGGAAGTCGCGGGAATCAATGATCCAGCTCTTTTAA